In a single window of the Papaver somniferum cultivar HN1 chromosome 8, ASM357369v1, whole genome shotgun sequence genome:
- the LOC113303753 gene encoding terpene synthase 10-like: MALTIEGQLSSPRDSTVSHHQLMMSRVIEKNENFTTRRSANYEASDWGHDFVQSLKSDYAEESKRSEKLKEKVRLMFADQVCSGSLSSTLKLINVIQRLGVSYHFDGEIRASLDTINKKNYGLEKDDLFTRALRFRLLRQHRYEVSQDVFKRFMADMMNTSSAFNDIQGMLSVYEASFYALEGEDILDEARKLVTEVLKEYLLSSAKDHGNTNSITERLVRHALELPFHWIAPRVEARWYIDTYEMMQDMDPLLLEFAKLDFNILQAKYQDELKHISRWWKELGCIELLSFSRNRIVEMFVWTVWCHFEPEFDISREEITKWGALATLVDDAYDVYGTLEELNMFTDAVERWDVNKIADLPDYMKVLYLAVFNTTNAIAYEILKKRGLDILSDLKKVWADFCKAYLVEAKWYYSGYMPTFEEYMDNGWISACGYSMPLYAYLLQGNEITKEALECIKNHSSDFVRYSLMIIRLVDDLQTSSYEQERGDTPKAIQCYMHQNGVSEIIAREHIKQMIHDLWKKMDGDEYSRSIFPRQFIDFVENFARSCHCIYQFEDWYGGKAGSEMKNRVVSLIEKPIPIKKNSLT; encoded by the exons ATGGCTCTCACCATTGAAGGCCAACTTTCAAGCCCCAGAGACAGTACTGTATCACATCATCAGCTCATGATGTCTAGAGTGATAGAAAAAAACGAAAACTTCACCACGAGAAGATCCGCCAACTACGAAGCCAGTGATTGGGGTCATGACTTTGTTCAATCTCTAAAGAGTGATTATGCA GAGGAGAGTAAACGATCTGAGAAACTAAAAGAAAAGGTGAGGCTCATGTTTGCTGATCAAGTGTGTAGTGGGTCGTTATCGTCCACTCTTAAGTTGATCAATGTCATTCAAAGGCTTGGAGTGAGTTACCATTTCGATGGTGAGATCAGAGCTTCCTTAGACACCATCAACAAGAAGAATTATGGATTGGAGAAGGATGACCTATTCACCAGAGCTTTACGGTTTAGGCTGCTCAGACAACATCGCTACGAGGTATCTCAAG ATGTATTTAAGCGCTTCATGGCCGATATGATGAACACTTCCTCAGCATTTAATGATATACAAGGAATGTTGAGTGTTTACGAAGCCTCGTTCTATGCTTTGGAAGGCGAAGATATATTAGATGAAGCCCGAAAATTAGTAACTGAGGTTCTCAAGGAGTATTTGCTGTCTTCAGCCAAAGATCATGGAAATACTAATTCTATCACCGAACGGTTAGTCCGTCATGCGTTGGAGCTTCCATTTCATTGGATAGCTCCACGAGTAGAGGCAAGATGGTACATAGACACCTATGAAATGATGCAAGATATGGACCCATTGTTACTGGAATTTGCTAAACTGGACTTCAACATTTTGCAAGCCAAGTATCAAGATGAACTGAAACACATATCCAG GTGGTGGAAAGAGTTGGGCTGTATTGAATTATTGAGCTTCTCCAGAAACAGGATCGTGGAAATGTTTGTCTGGACCGTGTGGTGTCACTTTGAGCCGGAGTTTGACATCAGCAGGGAAGAGATAACCAAATGGGGTGCATTGGCAACTCTAGTTGATGATGCGTATGACGTTTATGGTACCTTAGAAGAACTCAATATGTTCACTGATGCAGTTGAAAG GTGGGATGTTAACAAAATTGCCGACCTTCCAGATTACATGAAAGTATTGTATTTGGCTGTGTTCAACACCACCAACGCCATAGCCTATGAGATTCTAAAGAAGCGTGGCCTAGACATCCTATCTGACCTAAAGAAAGTG TGGGCAGATTTTTGCAAGGCATATTTAGTAGAAGCTAAATGGTACTACAGTGGGTACATGCCGACATTTGAAGAATATATGGACAATGGATGGATTTCAGCCTGCGGATACTCAATGCCACTTTACGCGTATTTGCTTCAAGGGAATGAAATTACAAAAGAAGCTTTGGAATGTATAAAGAACCATTCATCTGATTTTGTACGGTACTCACTCATGATAATTCGACTTGTGGATGACTTGCAAACTTCATCA TACGAGCAAGAGAGGGGTGACACTCCAAAAGCAATACAATGTTACATGCATCAAAATGGCGTTTCAGAAATCATAGCCCGCGAACACATCAAACAGATGATACATGATCTATGGAAAAAGATGGACGGAGATGAGTATTCTCGCTCTATTTTCCCGCGACAGTTTATTGATTTTGTAGAAAACTTTGCCCGTAGCTGTCACTGTATTTACCAGTTTGAAGACTGGTATGGAGGCAAAGCAGGATCTGAGATGAAGAATCGAGTTGTATCATTGATAGAGAAACCCATTCCAATTAAAAAGAATTCCCTCACTTAA